Proteins from a single region of Streptococcus mitis:
- a CDS encoding mucin-binding protein: protein MKHSHKKSFDWYSMQQRFSIRKYHFGAASVLLGTALVLGSAANAQTVQADENGSENTKTVKADKLDDSAKIVETQSTNTKSEKTYAAPSVSNPVEATPTKSDEAKMPAEKVEEAKIQKEEVSSKNAVDKSKLSAALSRAEKLEIKLYTEESVKRLQSSIQSAKVLLNRANVTESELSQAESELQAAVIALELRGATTTKVTDKTEVVSKIESAEKKNAESKVAEQTSEVDKESEEKDKIALKPVKGLRVEDAKANKKGGWNIPLDQEARLRLKSAIEAHAAQGSSRRRKRAIGDLDYTFKKVMTPVNPGFYADAKSVDELTVNPDYINETVVNVWYKDLGYINLVDKDGHYINSNGEVVENKEAAVRRQYKNDFNDTTRADVTEIPQAPVGWKISDKQSIRGYDAETKTIDPNDDNDLDAVGKDSNVVIEKENQKAVIRYVSTNGNRVLTTDEVTGKSGEAIAYSTTSQITEFKKQGYKLVNDEFTAGGAKVYDYDTARDQVYTVTLSERVEPVNPDNPTPQPNTPVNPGQPDSPRWPGTVENLDNKESVSRTIHYVYEDGSKAKDDVVETLNFKRWSNVNLVTGHIDFQDWTTNDDTFDKVVSPTIAGYTADKSEIPAVSGVKAKDQDRVETVTYRKDAQKAVIRYVSTNGNRVLTTDEVTGKSGEAIAYSTTSQITEFKKQGYKLVSDEFTAGGAKVYDYDTARDQVYTVTLSERVEPVNPDNPTPQPNTPVNPGQPDSPRWPGTVENLDNKESVSRTIHYVYEDGSKAKDDVVETLNFKRWSNVNLVTGHIDFQDWTTNDDTFDKVVSPTIAGYTADKSEIPAVSGVQAKDQDRVETVTYRKDAQKAVIRYVSTNGNRVLTTDEVTGKSGEAIAYSTTSQITEFKKQGYKLVNDEFTAGGAKVYDYDTARDQVYTVTLSERVEPVNPDNPTPQPNTPVNPGQPDSPRWPGTVENLDNKESVSRTIHYVYEDGSKAKDDVVETLNFKRWSNVNLVTGHIDFQDWTTNDDTFDKVVSPTIAGYTADKSEIPAVSGVQAKDQDRVETVTYRKDAQKAVIRYVSTNGNRVLTTDEVTGKSGEAIAYSTTSQITEFKKQGYKLVSDEFTAGGAKVYDYDTARDQVYTVTLSERVEPVNPDNPTPQPNTPVNPGQPDSPRWPGTVENLDNKESVSRTIHYVYEDGSKAKDDVVETLNFKRWSNVNLVTGHIDFQDWTTNDDTFDKVVSPTIAGYTADKSEIPAVSGVQAKDQDRVETVTYRKDAQKAVIRYVSTNGNRVLTTDEVTGKSGEAIAYSTTSQITEFKKQGYKLVSDEFTAGGAKVYDYDTARDQVYTVTLSERVEPVNPDNPTPQPNTPVNPGQPDSPRWPGTVENLDNKESVSRTIHYVYEDGSKAKDDVVETLNFKRWSNVNLVTGHIDFQDWTTNDDTFDKVVSPTIAGYTADKSEIPAVSGVQAKDQDRVETVTYRKDAQKAVIRYVSTNGNRVLTTDEVTGKSGEAIAYSTTSQITEFKKQGYKLVSDEFTAGGAKVYDYDTARDQVYTVTLSERVEPVNPDNPTPQPNTPVNPGQPDSPRWPGTVENLDNKESVSRTIHYVYEDGSKAKDDVVETLNFKRWSNVNLVTGHIDFQDWTTNDDTFDKVVSPTIAGYTADKSEIPAVSGVQAKDQDRVETVTYRKDAQKAVIRYVSTNGNRVLTTDEVTGKSGEAIAYSTTSQITEFKKQGYKLVSDEFTAGGAKVYDYDTARDQVYTVTLSERVEPVNPDNPTPQPNTPVNPGQPDSPRWPGTVENLDNKESVSRTIHYVYEDGSKAKDDVVETLNFKRWSNVNLVTGHIDFQDWTTNDDTFDKVVSPTIAGYTADKSEIPAVSGVQAKDQDRVETVTYRKDAQKAVIRYVSTNGNRVLTTDEVTGKSGEAIAYSTTSQITEFKKQGYKLVSDEFTAGGAKVYDYDTARDQVYTVTLSERVEPVNPDNPTPQPNTPVNPGQPDSPRWPGTVENLDNKESVSRTIHYVYEDGSKAKDDVVETLNFKRWSNVNLVTGHIDFQDWTTNDDTFDKVVSPTIAGYTADKSEIPAVSGVQAKDQDRVETVTYRKDAQKAVIRYVSTNGNRVLTTDEVTGKSGEAIAYSTTSQITEFKKQGYKLVSDEFTAGGAKVYDYDTARDQVYTVTLSERVEPVNPDNPTPQPNTPVNPGQPDSPRWPGTVENLDNKESVSRTIHYVYEDGSKAKDDVVETLNFKRWSNVNLVTGHIDFQDWTTNDDTFDKVVSPTIAGYTADKSEIPAVSGVQAKDQDRVETVTYRKDAQKAVIRYVSTNGNRVLTTDEVTGKSGEAIAYSTTSQITEFKKQGYKLVSDEFTAGGAKVYDYDTARDQVYTVTLSERVEPVNPDNPTPQPNTPVNPGQPDSPRWPGTVENLDNKESVSRTIHYVYEDGSKAKDDVVETLNFKRWSNVNLVTGHIDFQDWTTNDDTFDKVVSPTIAGYTADKSEIPAVSGVQAKDQDRVETVTYRKDAQKAVIRYVSTNGNRVLTTDEVTGKSGEAIAYSTTSQITEFKKQGYKLVSDEFTAGGAKVYDYDTARDQVYTVTLSERVEPVNPDNPTPQPNTPVNPGQPDSPRWPGTVENLDNKESVSRTIHYVYEDGSKAKDDVVETLNFKRWSNVNLVTGHIDFQDWTTNDDTFDKVVSPTIAGYTADKSEIPAVSGVQAKDQDRVETVTYRKDAQKAVIRYVSTNGNRVLTTDEVTGKSGEAIAYSTTSQITEFKKQGYKLVSDEFTAGGAKVYDYDTARDQVYTVTLSERVEPVNPDNPTPQPNTPVNPGQPDSPRWPGTVENLDNKESVSRTIHYVYEDGSKAKDDVVETLNFKRWSNVNLVTGHIDFQDWTTNDDTFDKVVSPTIAGYTADKSEIPAVSGVQAKDQDRVETVTYRKDAQKAVIRYVSTNGNRVLTTDEVTGKSGEAIAYSTTSQINEFKKQGYKLVSDEFTAGGAKVYDYDTARDQVYTVTLSERVERVTPKDPKPQPNTPVNPGQPNTPNWPRTVERMEKLTQTITRRINFRYLKNGKAAYGTIDQHISYERNALVNLVSGDINYEQWKITGIKNQDVVAPVASQPSATTPTVANNSVTRVVRSSSVRLALAPQVTNSQESPLGLTVTENGERSVRRSSRGKRATVAEPDSSTNSEADSSVNAVFKAVRTPITPKFYATVNKVGTMEVNPNSPQDTEVNVDLKEMGRIVAVNNKGQYINEQGEVVQNIEDALYKYYDNDPNDATKAAETKIPAAPKFHVLNNTQPTVWGYNIVDKTIEPNDESDPDRIGKDTFVTYNEIIDPVSKETEQTVSFTGADSATPKDNVQNDFVFKGSYNEATKETTWENKNHTYGIVKVPVVAGYFADKSEAGAKTVTPDSPKATDTVTYKALGKIIPVDASGNVIVNAPQPQYMNDANDPRKAGETAVPEIVGYKPERTSVTPENPGEDTKVIYVKKDQVAVVRYIDVDNKDEVVHTDNVTGKSGEKIAYTTETVLKSLIEKGYLLQKDGFPTDATFDTDETKVQDYTVLLKHKITVKKDVPKVVERTIHYVFADGTKASEDHHDQVSFSRMLSIDNVTGKTTSTSWVSEDGVTSFDEVVSPTIAGYNPDLAKVDSVQGITAETGNQVVTVTYRNVQPIPQVTPTPVPTPAPAPKVPSAVPTPTPAPKEGEKDLPKTAGHSSGMAQALGVLGLIAGFSLVGKAKRDE from the coding sequence ATGAAACATTCACATAAGAAATCATTTGACTGGTATAGTATGCAACAACGATTTTCTATTCGTAAGTATCACTTTGGTGCAGCGAGTGTTTTACTTGGTACAGCCTTGGTCTTAGGATCAGCTGCTAATGCTCAAACTGTACAAGCGGATGAAAATGGTTCTGAAAATACAAAGACAGTTAAAGCTGATAAGTTAGATGATTCTGCTAAGATTGTGGAAACGCAAAGTACAAATACTAAGTCAGAGAAGACTTATGCAGCTCCATCTGTTTCAAATCCAGTGGAAGCAACTCCAACTAAATCTGATGAAGCTAAAATGCCAGCAGAAAAAGTTGAAGAAGCTAAAATTCAGAAAGAAGAAGTATCTTCTAAAAATGCTGTTGATAAGTCAAAATTATCAGCGGCTCTTTCGCGTGCAGAAAAATTGGAGATTAAATTGTACACTGAAGAAAGTGTAAAACGTCTTCAATCTAGTATTCAATCTGCTAAAGTATTACTAAACAGAGCAAATGTGACAGAATCAGAATTATCTCAAGCAGAGTCTGAACTTCAAGCTGCAGTTATTGCTTTGGAACTTAGAGGGGCGACTACGACTAAAGTTACTGATAAAACTGAAGTAGTGAGTAAAATTGAATCTGCTGAAAAGAAAAATGCAGAATCAAAAGTAGCTGAACAAACTTCTGAAGTAGACAAAGAGTCAGAAGAAAAAGATAAAATTGCCTTAAAACCTGTAAAGGGGCTTCGAGTTGAAGATGCAAAGGCAAATAAAAAAGGCGGGTGGAATATTCCGTTAGATCAAGAAGCACGCTTAAGATTAAAGAGTGCTATTGAGGCTCATGCCGCACAAGGTAGTTCGCGTCGTCGGAAACGTGCTATCGGAGATTTGGATTATACCTTCAAGAAAGTTATGACCCCAGTTAACCCAGGTTTCTACGCAGATGCCAAGAGTGTTGATGAGTTAACAGTTAACCCAGACTATATAAATGAAACAGTTGTCAACGTTTGGTATAAAGACTTAGGTTATATCAATTTAGTCGACAAAGATGGACATTACATCAATTCAAATGGTGAAGTAGTAGAAAATAAAGAAGCAGCTGTCCGTAGACAATACAAAAATGATTTTAATGACACAACAAGAGCAGATGTTACTGAAATTCCTCAAGCACCAGTTGGTTGGAAAATTAGTGACAAGCAATCTATTCGTGGATATGATGCAGAAACAAAAACTATTGATCCAAACGACGATAATGATTTAGATGCTGTTGGTAAAGACTCTAATGTAGTCATTGAAAAAGAAAATCAAAAAGCTGTTATCCGTTACGTAAGCACTAACGGTAACCGTGTTCTCACAACAGATGAAGTGACAGGTAAGTCAGGTGAAGCCATTGCCTACAGCACAACAAGTCAAATCACAGAATTCAAGAAACAAGGCTATAAGCTTGTTAACGATGAATTCACAGCGGGTGGTGCGAAGGTTTATGACTACGATACAGCACGTGACCAAGTCTACACTGTAACCCTTTCAGAACGTGTTGAACCAGTTAACCCAGATAACCCAACTCCACAACCAAACACACCAGTTAATCCAGGACAACCAGATAGCCCACGTTGGCCAGGAACCGTTGAAAACTTGGATAACAAGGAAAGTGTTAGCCGTACCATCCATTATGTTTACGAAGATGGAAGCAAGGCTAAGGATGATGTGGTTGAAACACTGAACTTCAAACGTTGGAGCAATGTCAACTTGGTAACAGGTCATATCGACTTCCAAGACTGGACAACCAATGATGATACGTTTGATAAAGTGGTCTCTCCAACCATCGCAGGTTACACAGCGGATAAATCAGAAATCCCAGCTGTAAGCGGAGTGAAGGCTAAAGACCAAGACCGTGTTGAAACAGTTACTTACCGTAAGGATGCTCAAAAAGCTGTTATCCGTTACGTAAGCACTAACGGTAACCGTGTTCTCACAACAGATGAAGTGACAGGTAAGTCAGGTGAAGCCATTGCCTACAGCACAACAAGTCAAATCACAGAATTCAAGAAACAAGGCTATAAGCTTGTTAGCGATGAATTCACAGCAGGTGGTGCGAAGGTTTATGACTACGATACAGCACGTGACCAAGTCTACACTGTAACCCTTTCAGAACGTGTTGAACCAGTTAACCCAGATAACCCAACTCCACAACCAAACACACCAGTTAATCCAGGACAACCAGATAGCCCACGTTGGCCAGGAACCGTTGAAAACTTGGATAACAAGGAAAGTGTTAGCCGTACCATCCATTATGTTTACGAAGATGGAAGCAAGGCTAAGGATGATGTGGTTGAAACACTGAACTTCAAACGTTGGAGCAATGTCAACTTGGTAACAGGTCATATCGACTTCCAAGACTGGACAACCAATGATGATACGTTTGATAAAGTGGTCTCTCCAACCATCGCAGGTTACACAGCGGATAAATCAGAAATCCCAGCTGTAAGTGGAGTTCAAGCTAAAGACCAAGACCGTGTTGAAACAGTTACTTACCGTAAGGATGCTCAAAAAGCTGTTATCCGTTACGTAAGCACTAACGGTAACCGTGTTCTCACAACAGATGAAGTGACAGGTAAGTCAGGTGAAGCCATTGCCTACAGCACAACAAGTCAAATCACAGAATTCAAGAAACAAGGCTATAAGCTTGTTAACGATGAATTCACAGCGGGTGGTGCGAAGGTTTATGACTACGATACAGCACGTGACCAAGTCTACACTGTAACCCTTTCAGAACGTGTTGAACCAGTTAACCCAGATAACCCAACTCCACAACCAAACACACCAGTTAATCCAGGACAACCAGATAGCCCACGTTGGCCAGGAACCGTTGAAAACTTGGATAACAAGGAAAGTGTTAGCCGTACCATCCATTATGTTTACGAAGATGGAAGCAAGGCTAAGGATGATGTGGTTGAAACACTGAACTTCAAACGTTGGAGCAATGTCAACTTGGTAACAGGTCATATCGACTTCCAAGACTGGACAACCAATGATGATACGTTTGATAAAGTGGTCTCTCCAACCATCGCAGGTTACACAGCGGATAAATCAGAAATCCCAGCTGTAAGTGGAGTTCAAGCTAAAGACCAAGACCGTGTTGAAACAGTTACTTACCGTAAGGATGCTCAAAAAGCTGTTATCCGTTACGTAAGCACTAACGGTAACCGTGTTCTCACAACAGATGAAGTGACAGGTAAGTCAGGTGAAGCCATTGCCTACAGCACAACAAGTCAAATCACAGAATTCAAGAAACAAGGCTATAAGCTTGTTAGCGATGAATTCACAGCAGGTGGTGCGAAGGTTTATGACTACGATACAGCACGTGACCAAGTCTACACTGTAACCCTTTCAGAACGTGTTGAACCAGTTAACCCAGATAACCCAACTCCACAACCAAACACACCAGTTAATCCAGGACAACCAGATAGCCCACGTTGGCCAGGAACCGTTGAAAACTTGGATAACAAGGAAAGTGTTAGCCGTACCATCCATTATGTTTACGAAGATGGAAGCAAGGCTAAGGATGATGTGGTTGAAACACTGAACTTCAAACGTTGGAGCAATGTCAACTTGGTAACAGGTCATATCGACTTCCAAGACTGGACAACCAATGATGATACGTTTGATAAAGTGGTCTCTCCAACCATCGCAGGTTACACAGCGGATAAATCAGAAATCCCAGCTGTAAGTGGAGTTCAAGCTAAAGACCAAGACCGTGTTGAAACAGTTACTTACCGTAAGGATGCTCAAAAAGCTGTTATCCGTTACGTAAGCACTAACGGTAACCGTGTTCTCACAACAGATGAAGTGACAGGTAAGTCAGGTGAAGCCATTGCCTACAGCACAACAAGTCAAATCACAGAATTCAAGAAACAAGGCTATAAGCTTGTTAGCGATGAATTCACAGCAGGTGGTGCGAAGGTTTATGACTACGATACAGCACGTGACCAAGTCTACACTGTAACCCTTTCAGAACGTGTTGAACCAGTTAACCCAGATAACCCAACTCCACAACCAAACACACCAGTTAATCCAGGACAACCAGATAGCCCACGTTGGCCAGGAACCGTTGAAAACTTGGATAACAAGGAAAGTGTTAGCCGTACCATCCATTATGTTTACGAAGATGGAAGCAAGGCTAAGGATGATGTGGTTGAAACACTGAACTTCAAACGTTGGAGCAATGTCAACTTGGTAACAGGTCATATCGACTTCCAAGACTGGACAACCAATGATGATACGTTTGATAAAGTGGTCTCTCCAACCATCGCAGGTTACACAGCGGATAAATCAGAAATCCCAGCTGTAAGTGGAGTTCAAGCTAAAGACCAAGACCGTGTTGAAACAGTTACTTACCGTAAGGATGCTCAAAAAGCTGTTATCCGTTACGTAAGCACTAACGGTAACCGTGTTCTCACAACAGATGAAGTGACAGGTAAGTCAGGTGAAGCCATTGCCTACAGCACAACAAGTCAAATCACAGAATTCAAGAAACAAGGCTATAAGCTTGTCAGCGATGAATTCACAGCGGGTGGTGCGAAGGTTTATGACTACGATACAGCACGTGACCAAGTCTACACTGTAACCCTTTCAGAACGTGTTGAACCAGTTAACCCAGATAACCCAACTCCACAACCAAACACACCAGTTAATCCAGGACAACCAGATAGCCCACGTTGGCCAGGAACCGTTGAAAACTTGGATAACAAGGAAAGTGTTAGCCGTACCATCCATTATGTTTACGAAGATGGAAGCAAGGCTAAGGATGATGTGGTTGAAACACTGAACTTCAAACGTTGGAGCAATGTCAACTTGGTAACAGGTCATATCGACTTCCAAGACTGGACAACCAATGATGATACGTTTGATAAAGTGGTCTCTCCAACCATCGCAGGTTACACAGCGGATAAATCAGAAATCCCAGCTGTAAGTGGAGTTCAAGCTAAAGACCAAGACCGTGTTGAAACAGTTACTTACCGTAAGGATGCTCAAAAAGCTGTTATCCGTTACGTAAGCACTAACGGTAACCGTGTTCTCACAACAGATGAAGTGACAGGTAAGTCAGGTGAAGCCATTGCCTACAGCACAACAAGTCAAATCACAGAATTCAAGAAACAAGGCTATAAGCTTGTTAGCGATGAATTCACAGCAGGTGGTGCGAAGGTTTATGACTACGATACAGCACGTGACCAAGTCTACACTGTAACCCTTTCAGAACGTGTTGAACCAGTTAACCCAGATAACCCAACTCCACAACCAAACACACCAGTTAATCCAGGACAACCAGATAGCCCACGTTGGCCAGGAACCGTTGAAAACTTGGATAACAAGGAAAGTGTTAGCCGTACCATCCATTATGTTTACGAAGATGGAAGCAAGGCTAAGGATGATGTGGTTGAAACACTGAACTTCAAACGTTGGAGCAATGTCAACTTGGTAACAGGTCATATCGACTTCCAAGACTGGACAACCAATGATGATACGTTTGATAAAGTGGTCTCTCCAACCATCGCAGGTTACACAGCGGATAAATCAGAAATCCCAGCTGTAAGTGGAGTTCAAGCTAAAGACCAAGACCGTGTTGAAACAGTTACTTACCGTAAGGATGCTCAAAAAGCTGTTATCCGTTACGTAAGCACTAACGGTAACCGTGTTCTCACAACAGATGAAGTGACAGGTAAGTCAGGTGAAGCCATTGCCTACAGCACAACAAGTCAAATCACAGAATTCAAGAAACAAGGCTATAAGCTTGTTAGCGATGAATTCACAGCAGGTGGTGCGAAGGTTTATGACTACGATACAGCACGTGACCAAGTCTACACTGTAACCCTTTCAGAACGTGTTGAACCAGTTAACCCAGATAACCCAACTCCACAACCAAACACACCAGTTAATCCAGGACAACCAGATAGCCCACGTTGGCCAGGAACCGTTGAAAACTTGGATAACAAGGAAAGTGTTAGCCGTACCATCCATTATGTTTACGAAGATGGAAGCAAGGCTAAGGATGATGTGGTTGAAACACTGAACTTCAAACGTTGGAGCAATGTCAACTTGGTAACAGGTCATATCGACTTCCAAGACTGGACAACCAATGATGATACGTTTGATAAAGTGGTCTCTCCAACCATCGCAGGTTACACAGCGGATAAATCAGAAATCCCAGCTGTAAGTGGAGTTCAAGCTAAAGACCAAGACCGTGTTGAAACAGTTACTTACCGTAAGGATGCTCAAAAAGCTGTTATCCGTTACGTAAGCACTAACGGTAACCGTGTTCTCACAACAGATGAAGTGACAGGTAAGTCAGGTGAAGCCATTGCCTACAGCACAACAAGTCAAATCACAGAATTCAAGAAACAAGGCTATAAGCTTGTCAGCGATGAATTCACAGCGGGTGGTGCGAAGGTTTATGACTACGATACAGCACGTGACCAAGTCTACACTGTAACCCTTTCAGAACGTGTTGAACCAGTTAACCCAGATAACCCAACTCCACAACCAAACACACCAGTTAATCCAGGACAACCAGATAGCCCACGTTGGCCAGGAACCGTTGAAAACTTGGATAACAAGGAAAGTGTTAGCCGTACCATCCATTATGTTTACGAAGATGGAAGCAAGGCTAAGGATGATGTGGTTGAAACACTGAACTTCAAACGTTGGAGCAATGTCAACTTGGTAACAGGTCATATCGACTTCCAAGACTGGACAACCAATGATGATACGTTTGATAAAGTGGTCTCTCCAACCATCGCAGGTTACACAGCGGATAAATCAGAAATCCCAGCTGTAAGTGGAGTTCAAGCTAAAGACCAAGACCGTGTTGAAACAGTTACTTACCGTAAGGATGCTCAAAAAGCTGTTATCCGTTACGTAAGCACTAACGGTAACCGTGTTCTCACAACAGATGAAGTGACAGGTAAGTCAGGTGAAGCCATTGCCTACAGCACAACAAGTCAAATCACAGAATTCAAGAAACAAGGCTATAAGCTTGTTAGCGATGAATTCACAGCAGGTGGTGCGAAGGTTTATGACTACGATACAGCACGTGACCAAGTCTACACTGTAACCCTTTCAGAACGTGTTGAACCAGTTAACCCAGATAACCCAACTCCACAACCAAACACACCAGTTAATCCAGGACAACCAGATAGCCCACGTTGGCCAGGAACCGTTGAAAACTTGGATAACAAGGAAAGTGTTAGCCGTACCATCCATTATGTTTACGAAGATGGAAGCAAGGCTAAGGATGATGTGGTTGAAACACTGAACTTCAAACGTTGGAGCAATGTCAACTTGGTAACAGGTCATATCGACTTCCAAGACTGGACAACCAATGATGATACGTTTGATAAAGTGGTCTCTCCAACCATCGCAGGTTACACAGCGGATAAATCAGAAATCCCAGCTGTAAGTGGAGTTCAAGCTAAAGACCAAGACCGTGTTGAAACAGTTACTTACCGTAAGGATGCTCAAAAAGCTGTTATCCGTTACGTAAGCACTAACGGTAACCGTGTTCTCACAACAGATGAAGTGACAGGTAAGTCAGGTGAAGCCATTGCCTACAGCACAACAAGTCAAATCACAGAATTCAAGAAACAAGGCTATAAGCTTGTTAGCGATGAATTCACAGCAGGTGGTGCGAAGGTTTATGACTACGATACAGCACGTGACCAAGTCTACACTGTAACCCTTTCAGAACGTGTTGAACCAGTTAACCCAGATAACCCAACTCCACAACCAAACACACCAGTTAATCCAGGACAACCAGATAGCCCACGTTGGCCAGGAACCGTTGAAAACTTGGATAACAAGGAAAGTGTTAGCCGTACCATCCATTATGTTTACGAAGATGGAAGCAAGGCTAAGGATGATGTGGTTGAAACACTGAACTTCAAACGTTGGAGCAATGTCAACTTGGTAACAGGTCATATCGACTTCCAAGACTGGACAACCAATGATGATACGTTTGATAAAGTGGTCTCTCCAACCATCGCAGGTTACACAGCGGATAAATCAGAAATCCCAGCTGTAAGTGGAGTTCAAGCGAAAGACCAAGACCGTGTTGAAACAGTTACTTACCGTAAGGATGCTCAAAAAGCTGTTATCCGTTACGTAAGCACTAACGGTAACCGTGTTCTCACAACAGATGAAGTGACAGGTAAGTCAGGTGAAGCCATTGCCTACAGCACAACAAGTCAAATCACAGAATTCAAGAAACAAGGCTATAAGCTTGTCAGCGATGAATTCACAGCGGGTGGTGCGAAGGTTTATGACTACGATACAGCACGTGACCAAGTCTACACTGTAACCCTTTCAGAACGTGTTGAACCAGTTAACCCAGATAACCCAACTCCACAACCAAACACACCAGTTAATCCAGGACAACCAGATAGCCCACGTTGGCCAGGAACCGTTGAAAACTTGGATAACAAGGAAAGTGTTAGCCGTACCATCCATTATGTTTACGAAGATGGAAGCAAGGCTAAGGATGATGTAGTTGAAACACTGAACTTCAAACGTTGGAGCAATGTCAACTTGGTAACAGGTCATATCGACTTCCAAGACTGGACAACTAATGATGATACGTTTGATAAAGTGGTCTCTCCAACCATCGCAGGTTACACAGCGGATAAATCAGAAATCCCAGCTGTAAGTGGAGTTCAAGCTAAAGACCAAGACCGTGTTGAAACAGTTACTTACCGTAAGGATGCTCAAAAAGCTGTTATCCGTTATGTAAGCACTAACGGTAACCGTGTTCTCACAACAGATGAAGTGACAGGTAAGTCAGGTGAAGCCATTGCCTACAGCACAACAAGTCAAATCAATGAATTCAAGAAACAAGGCTACAAGCTTGTCAGCGATGAATTCACAGCGGGTGGTGCGAAGGTTTATGACTACGATACAGCACGTGACCAAGTCTACACTGTAACCCTTTCAGAACGTGTTGAACGTGTAACACCGAAAGATCCTAAACCACAACCAAACACCCCAGTCAATCCAGGACAACCAAATACACCAAATTGGCCACGTACTGTCGAGAGAATGGAGAAATTGACTCAAACAATAACTCGTCGTATCAACTTCCGTTACCTTAAAAATGGAAAAGCTGCATATGGAACGATTGATCAACATATCAGCTATGAAAGAAATGCTCTTGTGAATTTGGTTTCTGGTGATATCAATTATGAACAATGGAAGATTACTGGTATTAAAAACCAAGATGTTGTAGCTCCAGTAGCATCTCAACCATCAGCTACAACTCCTACAGTAGCAAATAATAGTGTAACAAGAGTTGTAAGATCATCTAGTGTAAGACTAGCTTTAGCTCCACAAGTTACTAATTCTCAAGAGTCTCCATTAGGCTTAACTGTGACAGAAAATGGTGAGCGTTCAGTACGTCGTTCATCAAGAGGTAAACGTGCCACTGTAGCAGAGCCAGATAGTTCAACTAATTCAGAAGCTGATTCATCTGTTAATGCAGTGTTCAAAGCAGTACGAACTCCTATTACACCAAAATTCTATGCTACTGTGAATAAAGTAGGAACGATGGAGGTTAACCCAAATTCTCCTCAAGATACAGAAGTTAATGTCGACTTGAAAGAAATGGGACGTATTGTAGCAGTCAATAATAAAGGACAATATATCAATGAACAAGGAGAGGTTGTACAAAACATTGAAGACGCTCTCTATAAGTACTATGATAATGATCCAAACGATGCAACAAAAGCAGCGGAAACAAAAATTCCTGCGGCTCCAAAATTCCATGTATTAAATAATACGCAACCAACTGTTTGGGGATATAATATTGTTGACAAGACAATCGAACCAAATGATGAATCTGATCCTGATCGTATCGGAAAAGATACCTTTGTAACATATAATGAAATTATTGATCCAGTATCTAAGGAAACAGAGCAAACTGTGAGCTTTACTGGTGCAGATTCTGCAACTCCTAAAGATAATGTGCAAAATGATTTTGTCTTCAAGGGATCATATAATGAAGCGACTAAAGAAACAACTTGGGAAAACAAGAACCATACCTATGGCATAGTTAAAGTCCCAGTTGTGGCAGGATATTTTGCTGATAAATCAGAAGCTGGTGCTAAGACAGTTACGCCAGATTCACCAAAAGCAACAGATACAGTTACATATAAAGCTTTGGGTAAAATCATTCCAGTAGATGCTTCTGGAAATGTGATTGTAAATGCTCCTCAACCACAATACATGAATGATGCAAATGATCCTCGTAAAGCTGGAGAAACTGCAGTACCTGAAATTGTAGGCTACAAACCAGAGCGTACAAGTGTCACACCTGAAAATCCAGGTGAAGATACAAAGGTAATTTACGTCAAGAAAGATCAAGTTGCAGTGGTTCGTTATATAGATGTTGATAATAAGGATGAGGTCGTTCATACAGACAATGTTACTGGTAAATCTGGAGAAAAGATTGCTTATACGACAGAAACTGTTTTGAAATCATTGATAGAAAAAGGGTACTTATTACAGAAAGATGGTTTCCCTACAGATGCAACTTTTGATACAGATGAAACTAAAGTTCAAGACTATACAGTTCTATTGAAACATAAGATCACTGTTAAAAAAGATGTTCCTAAAGTAGTAGAGAGAACGATCCATTATGTATTTGCAGATGGTACAAAAGCAAGTGAAGATCACCATGATCAAGTAAGTTTTTCACGTATGTTAAGTATCGATAATGTAACAGGTAAAACTACAAGTACATCTTGGGTTTCTGAAGATGGAGTAACAAGTTTTGACGAAGTGGTGTCTCCAACCATTGCAGGATACAATCCTGATCTTGCTAAGGTAGATTCGGTTCAAGGAATTACAGCAGAAACTGGAAATCAAGTTGTAACTGTAACTTATAGAAATGTTCAACCAATTCCACAAGTTACACCAACTCCGGTTCCAACGCCAGCTCCAGCTCCAAAAGTGCCATCAGCAGTTCCAACGCCAACGCCAGCTCCAAAAGAGGGAGAAAAAGACCTTCCAAAAACTGCAGGTCACTCTTCTGGTATGGCTCAAGCTCTAGGAGTGCTTGGCCTAATTGCTGGATTCAGTTTAGTTGGAAAAGCAAAACGAGATGAATAA